One window of the Colletotrichum lupini chromosome 9, complete sequence genome contains the following:
- a CDS encoding asparaginase, producing the protein MVLRLRTPVIVTGSMSPLNGTSSDASANLIAAFRVAAYMSKHDYEGVLVVLNNEIHLPRFVTKTHTQNHDAFKSPNFKSIGRIIKGEVKFDEMEPPKLPTNLGFTVQMLAKAPRVDIVCSYVGADSVGIDAYVKAEARGIISMGFAPGLGTPAEKVGLDVAIKGGCVVVQSVRVLSGNVTDSEDHKKMGIISGNNLSPWIARIVVQLAISKSDETKVDVKDILCEAFRNL; encoded by the coding sequence ATGGTCTTGAGACTGAGGACTCCAGTCATCGTCACTGGTTCCATGAGCCCCTTGAATGGAACATCTTCAGATGCATCGGCCAATCTCATCGCCGCGTTCCGCGTGGCTGCTTACATGTCCAAACATGATTATGAGGGGGTTTTGGTGGTGTTGAACAACGAAATACATCTGCCCCGTTTTGTCACTAAAACTCACACCCAGAATCACGACGCCTTTAAGTCGCCAAATTTCAAATCCATCGGTCGCATTATCAAGGGCGAAGTCAAATTCGACGAGATGGAACCGCCAAAGCTTCCCACAAATCTTGGGTTCACTGTCCAAATGCTTGCCAAGGCTCCGCGCGTCGACATAGTGTGCAGCTACGTGGGTGCTGATAGCGTGGGCATCGACGCGTATGTCAAGGCTGAAGCAAGGGGGATCATATCCATGGGTTTTGCGCCTGGACTAGGAACACCGGCAGAGAAAGTTGGGCTTGATGTTGCCATTAAAGGTGGCTGTGTGGTGGTTCAGTCGGTACGAGTTTTATCTGGGAATGTTACCGACAGTGAAGACCACAAGAAGATGGGCATCATTTCTGGGAACAACCTCAGCCCCTGGATAGCGAGAATCGTTGTCCAACTTGCGATTAGTAAGAGCGATGAGACTAAAGTGGATGTCAAAGACATACTCTGTGAGGCGTTCAGAAATCTTTAG